The genomic region TAAGTGCTGGTTTTCTGCCTGACTGGGGCCACAAGAGTCAAATCACTGCCTTCTGACAATCTCTTTCATTCCCTGTGTTGTCTTTTCAACAGTCTTTCTTGATCACCCAAAAGAAACTCACATGGCACTGTTGTGATTCTCTAAGATCTCACCACAGCCAACATGTCGAGTATAATCACTACtggggtttctgttgttatttttgttttgctttgtttgttttttttttcctcttactggagataaaaaaaaaatcccccaaaactAGATGTTAACACAGGCATCTAGACTAGGTCTGTGTAGAGACATCCAATACCAATTTCGATGGATGAACTCTTTGCTCTGATTGACTAGAGTAAACCAGGTCACTCTTGTTGCTCTAGGTCATCGTTTCAGAACTCCCCAAAGACTGCTGTAAGGAATCCGTTGTGTAATTTGCATGGTCCCCTCTTTAAGTCACGTGCACCTACTCTGGTactgtatgtatatctatgttcTGTACATAAGATTAGAATCTTTACACCCTTTGCTGAGGAATCACCTGTATATGCCCCCTTGGGGATTAGTGCCATTGCTGACAATGTAGAGGACAGCAGGTCacactccctttctctctccgTTGTtcatctcatctcttctcatcatCCTGAACCCTGCCTGAGATGCCACTGAGAGACCGTCTCAGAGGCAAGAGTGTGTAGCAAGCCAAGAGATGtagacagaacaaaaaaaaacacaaaaaacaaaaaacaaacaaacaaaaaaaaaccgaATAAGGTGTTACCTTAAAAACAGGGTGCACGGAAGGCAGGCACCTCATGGTGGCCACAGCAAAGACCTCAGCCACCAAGTGTCCCCTCAGAAGATGAGCCTGTAGCTCATGAAGCTGTAAGTCTGAGCTTCGGACCCAGCATTTGGCCAGGAGCCAGTCCATTGGGGGATCCAAGGGCGTGAAAATCGGCGGTGGGGTAGACCCAGTTTTGGGCAGTTCGAGCTGGAGTAAAACAACAGTGTGAAGAAAGGGCTGGATGGAGATCTTCGTGGCAACGGCTCAGCGATCCCTACTTCCTCCATCCCACACGTGTGCAGCCATCTTGGGCTCTCTCTCATCTTTCAACATCACCTCTCCACAAAGATCTGAGGCTCTGGGTTTCAACTAATAGAGGATTTTGTATGTGTCCCCATTACTTCAAAACTGGCAGGACCAAAGCCTACCTGGGTGCCTACCCCTCTGCACTTGCCCTGTGTCTGAAGAAACCTGCCTGAGTCCCACTTTTCCTGACTCCACTCCAGGCCAGTAGATtctccctctgctctccctcctctccagctCCATGGCTACTTACTACTCACGGAGAGCCCACCATCCCCTGAAACCTTAGCAACCCGGCATCAGTAAGCCCCGGCTATCCATTCTAACACTGACTCTGGAGAGGAGCTGCTCACGCTGCGCCTCCAGCAAGCCACAGAAATCTCCTGGCTCCTCCACCTCAGCCTCTTCACCTAAAGTATCTTTCTCTGGGGACAGATCCCACCCATCCTCCCGACACTGCTCCCAGGATCCCCCCTGAACTGGCTCTGTCCTTGGCATTGGAGCTTATACATGCCGATTAGTCTGTCTCTCCAGTAAAGCCACAAAACCCTTAAAGTCAAAGCCTGCCCGTGTCCTCCTCTAGTGCCTCCTCGGTACCTTAGGGCAACGCCACTGTGGGGGAAACGGGAGAGAACTTGAACCACAGGCTCGGCGGAGGAGGCCACCCTGGGGTACAACCCCTGGTCCTCTCACCTGGATGGCTATAGGCAAGAGTTGCCCATCGGGCTGCAGCTTCAGCATGACGAGGGGGGCAGCCAGGTACTGCTGACTACAAAGGATGACATTGGCCTTGATCCCATCCAGAAGGAAGAAATCCGCTTCAAACAGAGTGCCTTTCTGCATAGGGAGAGAAATCAAGGGCTTCTGTCAGCATGGTCTTCTCCCACCCTGAGTGCCCGACAAGGagacaagaaagaagagagacGACCTGTCTCCATCAGCCACCTGGCAGTGTTTGTCCTCTACCTCATCAAagtctcctcattcttcttcctttttttcttcttacttttttattgcatttgtttgtttgctgggtgggtgtgtatgttcgtgtatatgcatatatgtggacACATGTTTGCCATGACATCGGGTGATGATCAGAAGACAACGTATGGGAAGTAGCTCCCTCCTTTTACCACACAGGTCCCAGGGATCAACTAAGATTGTTATGCTTGGCAGCAGGTAGCTCTACCTGGCGTTACCACACCTAACCTTATATGCTCCGTCTAAATTACTCCAGATTACAGGAAAGGAAACCGAAAGGGTTTCCCAGAATCAGGGTATCTTGGCAATCGGGAGCCAAGGAATACCCCAAAGTCACACCATGCAACAAACCTCACACATGAGATTTATTGGGGTGACAGAACGGCGGTGGCCTCTGAACAGGAACAGAGAAAGCAGCGAGCTGAGTGGAGGGGCGGGCTTTTACAGGGTCTTTGGAGCATGTGCAGCCAGCGAGTGGAGCATGCGCAGTGAGCTAGTGAAACAGTACAGAGAGCCTAGAAGTATTGCTTGACTGTGAACCTTGAATAATAGGGGTGGAGATTTCCAAGTCCCGAGTTCAGGGACAGACCAGGGGCAGGGTGATTTTCCACTGGTCTATTACCCTAAAGAAACAGATCAGAGAAATGAGATAGTGCACTTAAAATCACCCAGCAAAACCAGGATTTAGATGCAAGTCTATCTGGCCCCATGAATCTTGTCATTGTCCCAGCTTGGTTCCTAATTAGCCCCAGCCCTGCCTTGGATTCTCTCACCCTGTACCTCTCTGGACCCATGGCCTCCAGGACAACGTCACATCTCTACTGGCCACCCCAATAAGGCTCCTCTCTTCAACCATATACTCCTCTCCTGTGCTGGGAAAGCCACGGTACTACATTTTTCTACATCAGTCTAGGATTTGTCTGGATCCTCTCTTGACAACCAGCAGGAATTCACAGTAAATCTGAGCACAGTACACCCAACACCCAGTACACCCAACACCCAGTACACCCAACACCCAGTACACCCAACACCCAGTACACCCAACACCCAGTACACCCAACACCCAGTACACCCAACACCCAGTACACCCAGTACACCCAACACcggctcctgcctccacttccctgcTTGGCCTTCCTGGTGCTTTGATGCCCATACCTTGAGCTCCTCATCCAGCTGGGCCTGTAGCTTCTCCATCCCCGGAGGGAATACCAGGCGGGCAGGGAGACAAGTAGACCGCTTCAGCACCATGGGGTTAGCACCATTGAGAAACTGGTACCCAAAGAAAGCATCCTCTTTCCAGGAGTTTCGAACCCGCTCTAGGGATAGGAGGAGGACGTGTCTAAGATCCAACTTCCTGGTCCTTCCAACACCCACCAAAACATCCCTACTTGACCCAGACTACCAGAGATGTCAGACAAAAGCCTCTGACCCACCCACCCTCAACCCGGCTTTCTCGATCTCCTTGCATTGGGAAGAGTTTTGGGGTAAGAGTAATTTGGGGGTAGGTGTACTTACCAGCCATCTTGGTGTGGCCACTCTTGAAAACATAGTTGAAGTCATCTAGGCTTTTCCAGCAGGTCACAGTGTTTTTAGGGAAGTTAATAACGGTGTCCATTGTCCTTCAGGGAAGAATGGGGCAAAGGATGTGACAGTTATACTTAGAACCAAACATTACAGCCAAAGGTACCATAGACGAGACCAGCACACACCCACCCTCAAGCCGGGCACTCTTGCCCTCACCCCAGAACCTGTGAAGCTTCAAATTCAAGTCTTTTGTCCTCTCGAAATCGCTGGTCTACAGGGAGGTCAGAGATACTGGTCGCCGCCACGTTCAGGATTGTGCCATCCTTCCAGTTGCCCCACCTGAGGGCAGAAGTGACATCAGGCACGGGCACTGCAGAGGCAGCTCGCCATGGGTCCCCTGGGTCAGCCTCACCTGTACAGACTCCTCCTTTCTTCCAGTTCCTCCTCCCTGTGGTTCCTGAACAGGCCTTGAGAGTCTTCAACCACGGTGCAGCCTAGAAGCCGAGGAGGGAGACACTCTGGATGTCTTCTGTGAGCTTCTCTACCCCCTTCCAGCTGGCTGTACCTCTTcaggcagccctggctgtcctctgtgCATGCATCTTCATGTCCCTCCCTGAAGCCTCCGTGACATCTGGGCCAGCTTCAGCTACTCTTTCTTTGACAACTCAtttaaaacaccaaacaaacagccCAGCTTCCAGGCTCCAGCTCCCACACGCTGCCTCCCCTTCCTCACACAACTGAGGCTCCGTTCCCCCTAtgcctcttcacacacacacaccccacccctctGCTCACCAGTGCCCTCAGGGAGGTTCAGGATGCTGGTGCCCTGAACCCATCGGTAACAGGGGAACGTGTACTCCGATCCCTGGTCTCCGGGGCCCTTCACAGAAATCCAGTTGCAGAACCAGGCGTCCTCTTTGAGATAATGCCATTTCTGCACTCTCACAAACAGCAGTGGCCCAAGGTATTCTGACACATCCACCTTGAATTCTGCCTCCTGCAGATAAGCACAGGGGCGCAGAATGGGGTGCTCAGGCTGAGTTCTGCTTCCACTGGGCCACAGGAAAAGTGATGAAAAGAGGCTCCATGACACCACTCAGGGTTGTCACCTCAACCAAGAGTGAGAGGGTTAAGGATGGACGATGGACGATGGGAAAGTACACTCCTTCCtccccggggggtggggggaggactaGAGGAAGGGGAATTCTGGAAACTCTGCCAGAGGCCCAGTGAGGAACGGGTCAAATGGGAGACCCCACTAAGGCAGAGAACCCATGGGAATTCCATTTGGCCTGAGCCAGGGTTTCTACAGGATGGTCTCCAGGGAGAAACCTGGATTTGGAGAGGCGGGGTTGGTGAGAGAGAATGAAATCAGAGAAGACACGAGGCAGAGTCCATGGAGAGCGTAGAGGCTGAAAGGACCAGCGCCTTCATGAAGCTAGGGCCCCCAGCGCCTTCATGAAGCTAGGGCCCAGAGAGCCGTGGGGACTGGGAGCCAAACAGGACCAGGTCCCGAGGGACCGAGAGTAAGCCAGAGGCTTGGCAGTTCGTAGGGAAGAAGCTGGAGACACTGGGAGGCTTTATCAGGCAGACTGTTCTACAGTAGGAACGAGAGAAGATGGTAAATCTTAAGCTTTAAAAAATTAGAGACATTCGGGCAGCTGACACTGCTGATACTGGCACTACTACTGTACCGCAGAGTTCTGTGAAGTGAGGGACGCACAGAAATATCCCACTCAATGAGGCCAGGAGGCAGCAACTGTTACTGAGCGCTCACCGAATGCCTCTGTGCACCCTTTCCGCTTTCCGAGGCTGTGAGCTCCTTCCTCAGAGTTCAGGGGCCACGCATCAGGGTTCCTAGGGATTTCTTTGACtttgcccccgcccccgcccccagcccctcaccctgCCGCCTcccgggacagccagagctctgcGCAGCTCACCGAGTTCCGACAGGGTCGGAACAGCTTCCCGAGAGATGCCTCCCCATGCTGTCCGATCAACCACAGGTAGACCTCGTTGTTGGAGCCCGCGTACACGGAGTCCCCGGTGGAGACGCGGATGCGGTAGACACCCATCTTGCAGATGAAGTTTTCTCCCTTCTGAGAATCAAGAGGGGTAGACGGGCTAAATAAGAAAGCCGAGGCCCCGCCCCTTCAGAAGTCTAGTTTAGGGTTGAGCTGTAGGTGGCAATTAACCCCGCCTCTGTCACTTACTGGGGCCCCCAGCACTTGCTGGGGGCCTCGTTCCAGCCCAAAAAAGGCGGGGCTCTGGGCAAAGCTGAACTCTCAAAAATCATCTTGGTGAGAGGAGAACAGGAGGGAGAAGTAGATGGGGATTTGAAAAGAAAACATGCAAGAAAGAATCAACATCTGGTCCAGTCCCTTCTGCCCCCGTCACACCTTCCTCCACGCgcgctcactctctctctctctctctctctctctctctctctctctctctctctctctcacacacacacacacacacacacacacacacacacactctcacacgcACATACATCCACTCTCCAGTGCGCGCATCACAGATGGGTTTTCCCATGCCCAGGGATAATCTTAAGGTTGCAGGTGCTGTGCAGCATTTAAAGGCGGCACATTTTAGCCACCCGATTAATTCTACCAGCTCTGTACACTTTGCCCATCCTGAGGCAGGCTCTGGGCTCATCCCTGTGAGTTTCAAAGCATCCAGATATCTCCCGATGTCTGCATAATAAAACCCCAAATTACCTGGCCTTCAAAGCCCTCGGAAACCTGATTTTCTCCCTTCCCCACACTGCACTCCTGCTGAAGCCCCTTGCTCCCCAGAGCCACCACCAAAGACTCCATGTTATTTGCTGAAGAATCATGTACTCGGGGTCCACCCTACTCATCCTTCCAAATCCTGAGGAGACTCTAGCTTCTCAGTGAAGTGCCTTCTACACCCCACCCAGAGACAACCAGCTTCTACCGCCTACCCCAGAAGCGCTTCTGCTGATGCCTGGCTAATGCTGGACCCTGATCATCCTTGTGTCAGTATCACCGGCTCACAGGAGCGCCTCCTAGGCCAAGACCGCATCCAGCAGGGCTTATTCGTTTATTGTTAACTGTTGCTACACCTGGAACCCACTGAGCTGAATGCAACTGTACATACATCCTTCCTCTAGGGAGACATGGGACCACAAAGACTCTCAGTCCATGTGACTAATAAGAGTAATAAAATGACCTTTGGTGCCATTCTGGCATGGAGTGTTATAAACTGAATTAAACAAAGACAATGAAAATGTGTCTGGTGAATGGCAATCTCCACTATGAGTCAGTTCTGTGCACATCCCCAAGCTAACACACCCCTTCCATTGAAATAAGAATCACATATTTGCTAAGCCCTGACCCGACCGCCGGTGGAACTGAGGTCAGCATTACTCTCAGGCACGTATGGTACTTACTGGAACGTTCGCTAACCTGAATTGTTCTGTTTCTGTAAATGCAAGGCTCTCTGCTCCCGAATCAAACAGAAATGCCATGGTGACACAAATGTGCCCTATTCTTCTTAAACGTTCCTATCCTGTCCTGCTTGCTAATGGGCATCACAACTATTTCAACAGGAGGTACCAAGCTTGTGATTTTTACCTTCACCCCAGCTCACTTGGCGCAGGGCGTCTTCTAGATTGGTAGTCACAACAGTGTGTATCCCTGGATAGATCTCTCTGTGTGgctcaattaaaaaaatcatattcatAAAAGGCTCATCCTGGACTCCTCTTGGGTAAGAACAGCCCTTGCTGTAAcaccatgtctgtctctgtcacacacagGGTGACATAATCCATACACCCCCTGCTCTGCACCCCCCACATTTAACATAGATCAGGAAATCGGTCCACAGTAACGAACATGGATCTCCCTTAACTTTGAaggttgctgttgttttgctgtaaCATAGTCTACCAGCTCCTTATAAATAGATATTCAAGTTATCAGCAATCTCCTGTAACAATTTTTGCTTATAGCAATAAATCTACTACTTCTCACAGGTAAAGAtgtaaatggtaaaaaaaaaaaaaaaatactagaaatGCAATTTATAAGGTAAATGCATGTGTAATTTTGACCAAAAGTAAGGAATCCCCACCGTTGGCTGGAAAGATAACACTTACTTTGTAGCATGGACGTGGTTTGGGTCCTGGCACTTACACAGTggcctcacaaccatccgtgaactccagttccagggaatctaatccCATCTTACCCCTGTGAGCATGAGACATGTGCAAACAGGCAAAGGACTCACATATGAGGAAGTATAGTTGCCTGCTTTAGAAAGCTGTGCtgagccccagtacaggggaacaccagggccaagaagtgggagtgggtgggtaggggagcaggggcagggggtacaggggctttcaggatagcatttgaaatgtaaatgaagaaaatacctaataaaaaattgaagaaaaaaaaagaaagctgtgcTGATTTGTGGTTCTATCAGTGTACAGTGTACGAATATCTGTTCTCCCTTACTCTTCTCATTGGTGTGTGATAACCATTTTTACCTTAGATAATCTAGtaggatttttttatatattgttttctctgaCTGGCTGCCCCACTTTCCCATTGAGTATCCATCTATTTCTGAAAGGTTTGTAAGACAACTCACACTCTAGGAAAATCAGCCCTTCTCGGGCTTACTGTTGCCAGCCGCGTGTTCTTCTAGCCCACACCAGCTTCACGGTCTTGATTTTCTCCTAAAATGTTGCTCTGCCCTACAAAAACAAACTGGACCCTTTGAGTGAAGCTGACTCTGGGTCCGACAGTGAATAAAAATACAGGCTAAGCCTGAAACATTCTGTTGCTTCTAAGGTAAGGATGCTTGTCCAGCAGATCAGAGGCAGGGCTGAAAGAGCAAGACGTCTGACCCTGAGACCGCCATTGACAACACTTGGTGTTCTAGGTGGAAAAACCACAATAGCGATTAAGCTCGTTTGAAATTGATTATGTATATAAATTCGAATCCTTTCTGTtgcaatagagaaaaaaaatatgttaggAACCTGCCACCTGTGTGGTGGGCTATTTAGGTCAGCAACCCAACTGGATACTCAAGCACCAAGGTTGCAAAGGGTACCTGTAGCCTTAGTTTACAGTGTGCTCTGGCTTTTCCAGTTTTTATTCTGTCatgtctttattttactttagatttatttatagcTTTTGTGTCTGGCTGTTTTACCTTTCTGTGCACTTCCTGcccatgtgcctggtgcctggggaggtcagaggagggcaacGGTTTCCCAGGAACAAGAGTCATGGATGGTTGGTAACCATACCTTgattctttgcaagagcagccagtgcttttaaccactaagtcCCTCCAGCCCCGCCTGCTCCACTCTTAAAGTCTTGGGCCAATCGCTTTCCTCCTTAACTTTGTCCACAGGGAGTAAAAAGGCTGCTACCCTCCCAGGAATCCCACACAGACCTGTCACCAGCCAGTGAGAGAGGGGCCATTCTTTCCTGTGCCAGGAAAGCTGCTTCAGAAACTACCTAGCAGCTTCTTGTTGATCTAAAGTGAGGAACAGAGAAAGCAGTTCTCCAAAGAGTTTACTCAGAAAGAGCATGGATCACAGTCCCCACAGGCGAGCAACAAGGAACCTGAGGCGGAGCCATGGAtgtcgcagaccctctgggcccctttgtctgcgtagaatgggtctctggtcacaggtgggcaaagagttggAGGAAAtaacagacagatgcacacaggagaggttgtgtagaatctgaatgtatttgtcaggtcgagcatcaaactttttatagtacagaaaatacaagggtcggaagtcacagcaggcaaggtacattgaagttaccaggtacaaaacaaaggaatgacttcaaaaggatttacaagaaccaggtaaatgtttacagtaaagataaagcagtcctgcctaagatcagcttagtgacaggcaaggatttcacactctagtgtTATACCTTTGAACCTCGTGAAGGCCAGCACCAGGGGTttctgctcttggcaggcctcatgaataatgcaatatcacaacccccctaatttcctaggccttgctaaattcttacatgaatgtaacttttaagtatctggagaatctccatttgtcaggagaatataccaacttgcttttaatatgtaatgtagcctgtactgaagatttctatctcagtgagattccctggctctttctgcagaccagctgagccactggctctgtctattgtaatgcttattagtaactgaataggtaacttcctttctGCATTCTTGCTGGATTTTAAGCTCAGATTTCAAGCTTGcaggcttctgggaccttggaacaatGTGGAGGCTTAACTATAACAGAAtataatcttaaaaggcatttataataaaatattaaaagagagctcgtatatccatacaccagactaactcgggaatagagtatgagtaagagaacgccaaaactccaagaggagagcttccttgaaactctctgccttgtgagtgggttttaggcttcacagcctgtcaagctgactctgACCGGAGTGCGTGGCACATGGAGACAGAAAGGCTAAGAACAGTGTGCATAGAAGACAAAGCGAAGACAGCTACATGATTTATTTGAAACAATGATTCCGAGAAAGGTAACTTTGGTCACAGGTGAAGTAGGTAGCTGCCGGGCAAGTATCTCTTTTGAGGAGACCCCAAGTAAGAAAGTCATCATTCAGCAGAGTGACAAGAGTTCCTGGGACAAGCACACATCCTGGGGCTCCTCCCTCCACATACTCAACTTCACTCACTCTGACAATGCTCATGTTAtcgaggttttgttgttgtttgtttgtttgtttgtttgttttagccaAAACTGAGAGCACAGACTGAACCCAGTAAGTGAAAAAGAGAAACTGAAGCACCATAATTCTTTCACCATTGACAGGAATCAACTCTGAATGCAGAACAAGAACAGACACTCAACCACAGGCTGCTTGTCACAAGCAAGAAGGCTGGGATAAAGAACTGGGAGGTAGACAGCAAGTATGTCTGCTGGAATTAGCTTGTGAAAGGCCTCAACTCACAATAACATTCAAAATGGAAAGTTATCGTAAGCCTTCACAACAGGGTATTGTGGGACTGGAGGTGACttagctgttaaaggctaggctcacaacaaaAAGGTCCTccaagaggctagagagatggctcaatagttaagagtaGTTgttgcacttccagaggacctgagttcagttctcagcacccaaagTGTGCCTCACAACCACAACCATCCAAAGATCCCATTTCCAGGGGACTGAATATtctttctgacctcctcaggcaccaagcacacacatagtatacatgcatacatacatacagtcatacatacatacatacatacagtcatacagtcatacacataaactaagtaaatctttttaaaaggtattttaatAAAACAGTGAGTGACTATTTAGGGCCTTTGGCATCTTTATAAGGTTTTAATTAAAAGGGAGTATTATTACATTCCATCTAAATTTGCGGTTGTTTATAGAGACCAACACACTTATTTCCGTTGGTAAATAGATAAGACCTGTATGTGAGCCAACTAGATCTGGAAAATATTGGAAGACGTCCAAAACCCAGAAGGACTGGAGGGCACATGTGCTCTCACATATGATAACCTAGGAGGACCGTGTTCTAAACAGCCAGCATTGCTGCTTCAACACCCTTACTGAGAAAAAAAGGCAGTCCTAAGATTCTGAGGTAGTCAACTGCTCTGTGAGGAAGACCAATGTGCAGAACCAGCCCTCCTTCCTCAGAAGATTCTGGTGCATCCCCATCAGCTATCAGAAGAGTTAACTAGGCGGCTGTGGGTCGCAGAGGTTCTGGGGCGTTCTGGTCCGCCCCGATGGGCTGCCCATCTATCCTGCCACTGTGTGAGCAGGGCTGTGCGTCTGCTCGCTGACCAGGCGCAGCAAGGGCTCAGAGACCACTCCCTGGGCACTCCACCTTGCGGGTGGTCATCGCCCTGGGGAGGGGGGGAACTGAAGCAGAGTGGAATAACACGGGTGGGCGAGCCCCTGAGCCGGGCTCCCTCTCTCCATGCTCTCCCTGAGGTCCTGCCGGGAACTGAGAAATGAGCTGCACCATTGAGAAAGCACTTGCTGTCGCTAAAGCCCTTGTTGAAAGATTGAGAGATCATGATGATGCAGCGGAGTCTCTCATCGAGCAGACCACTGCCCTCAGCAAGCGAGTGGAAGCGATGAAGCAGTATCAGGAAGAAATCCAAG from Mus musculus strain NOD/MrkTac chromosome 11 genomic contig, GRCm38.p6 alternate locus group NOD/MrkTac MMCHR11_NOD_IDD4_1 harbors:
- the Alox15 gene encoding polyunsaturated fatty acid lipoxygenase ALOX15 — encoded protein: MGVYRIRVSTGDSVYAGSNNEVYLWLIGQHGEASLGKLFRPCRNSEAEFKVDVSEYLGPLLFVRVQKWHYLKEDAWFCNWISVKGPGDQGSEYTFPCYRWVQGTSILNLPEGTGCTVVEDSQGLFRNHREEELEERRSLYRWGNWKDGTILNVAATSISDLPVDQRFREDKRLEFEASQVLGTMDTVINFPKNTVTCWKSLDDFNYVFKSGHTKMAERVRNSWKEDAFFGYQFLNGANPMVLKRSTCLPARLVFPPGMEKLQAQLDEELKKGTLFEADFFLLDGIKANVILCSQQYLAAPLVMLKLQPDGQLLPIAIQLELPKTGSTPPPIFTPLDPPMDWLLAKCWVRSSDLQLHELQAHLLRGHLVAEVFAVATMRCLPSVHPVFKLLVPHLLYTMEINVRARSDLISERGFFDKVMSTGGGGHLDLLKQAGAFLTYSSLCPPDDLAERGLLDIDTCFYAKDALQLWQVMNRYVVGMFDLYYKTDQAVQDDYELQSWCQEITEIGLQGAQDRGFPTSLQSRAQACHFITMCIFTCTAQHSSIHLGQLDWFYWVPNAPCTMRLPPPKTKDATMEKLMATLPNPNQSTLQINVVWLLGRRQAVMVPLGQHSEEHFPNPEAKAVLKKFREELAALDKEIEIRNKSLDIPYEYLRPSLVENSVAI